The following proteins are encoded in a genomic region of Arachis stenosperma cultivar V10309 chromosome 4, arast.V10309.gnm1.PFL2, whole genome shotgun sequence:
- the LOC130974433 gene encoding uncharacterized protein LOC130974433: MASDESFVALVYYRVSIKKKTRSGIKFTDKDLFSIFLKPSTSFAEFKNTILQRLGMHGVKRVEKLFYRILISVLRDDIKYDSFIISSDEDMHVLFHCRCQFPEVRTPELLAKLVDVASSSEGWTVGRGCFCGASSPPFVPVFGEVGTPDEVEDALHDDDDDVEPATIADDSDKETPRTTPPMGGGASSSDLDAMAPQEDPSVAVGFGARDTQNAGDVAE; this comes from the exons ATGGCTAGTGATGAGAGTTTTGTAGCTCTTGTGTACTATAGAGTGTCAATTAAGAAGAAAACGCGATCAGGAATTAAGTTCACTGACAAGGACCTGTTCAGTATTTTTCTCAAACCTTCGACCAGTTTCGCTGAGTTTAAAAATACTATACTCCAGAGACTAGGAATGCATGGCGTGAAACGGGTGGAGAAGTTATTCTATAGAATTCTGATTTCTGTGTTACGCGATGATATAAAGTATGATTCATTCATTATTAGCAGTGACGAAGATATGCATGTGCTGTTTCATTGTCGCTGTCAGTTTCCTGAGGTTAGGACTCCCGAGTTGTTGGCGAAGCTTGTGGATGTGGCATCTAGTTCTGAAG GCTGGACCGTTGGGAGAGGATGCTTTTGTGGGGCCAGTTCTCCTCCGTTTGTTCCGGTTTTTGGAGAGGTTGGAACACCCGATGAGGTTGAGGATgcattgcatgatgatgatgatgatgtggaGCCCGCAACGATTGCTGATGATAGCGACAAGGAGACACCACGGACGACTCCACCTATGGGTGGGGGAGCATCTAGTTCAG ACTTGGATGCCATGGCACCTCAGGAGGATCCTTCTGTAGCTGTTGGCTTCGGGGCAAGAGACACGCAAAATGCAGGAGATGTAGCtgaataa
- the LOC130976052 gene encoding prolyl 4-hydroxylase 2-like, producing MIIMNHCYASIIDPSRVKSISWKPRAFMYEGFLSQVECQHLISIAKPNLTRSAVSDLATGMSHLSAHRTSHGMFIPRNNDPIVGGIEEKISAWIFLPKENGEAIQVLRYEGGEGYEAHFDFFQDKFHIQAKSGNRIATVLMYLNDVIQGGETLFPLAQDYLLHNGASKTSYNHSTECAKRGLAVKPRRGDAIVFFGIHVNGSVDGRSLHEACPVIKGQKWSAVKWIRMYPIHAI from the exons ATGATTATTATGAACCATTGCTATGCTAGCATAATTGACCCTTCTAGGGTCAAAAGTATTTCATGGAAGCCAAG AGCATTCATGTATGAAGGTTTCTTGAGCCAAGTAGAATGCCAGCACTTGATTTCCATAGCAAAACCAAACCTCACAAGATCCGCTGTTTCTGATTTAGCCACTGGAATGTCTCACCTTTCTGCTCATAGAACAAGCCATGGCATGTTCATTCCCAGGAACAAT GATCCTATTGTTGGTGGTATTGAAGAGAAGATTTCAGCATGGATATTCCTTCcaaaag AAAACGGAGAAGCCATACAAGTATTAAGATATGAAGGTGGTGAGGGGTATGAAGCACACTTTGATTTCTTTCAAGATAAGTTTCATATTCAAGCAAAGTCTGGAAACAGAATCGCCACAGTTCTCATGTATCTTAACGATGTCATCCAAGGGGGTGAAACACTTTTCCCTCTTGCTCag GATTATCTATTGCATAATGGAGCTTCTAAAACAAGTTATAATCACTCTACTGAATGTGCCAAACGAGGATTAGCAG TGAAACCAAGAAGAGGGGATGCAATTGTTTTCTTTGGAATCCATGTAAATGGAAGTGTAGATGGTAGGAGCCTCCATGAAGCATGCCCTGTGATCAAAGGTCAGAAGTGGTCAGCTGTTAAGTGGATTCGTATGTATCCAATTCATGCCATCTGA
- the LOC130973533 gene encoding probable protein phosphatase 2C 1: MSNIGDSRAIMGSNDSNDSMVAIQLTIDLKPDLPREAERIKRCKGRVFALQDEPEVPRVWLPFDDAPGLAMARAFGDFCLKDYGVISIPEFSHASYRQRRVHCSCLGWSNTFENISAFICSCGLSCHSNVTIIAKVSQHRAFAAFTNIYWFDENISL, translated from the exons ATGAGCAACATAGGGGATTCCCGAGCAATCATGGGATCCAATGATAGCAATGACTCCATGGTGGCAATTCAGTTGACAATTGATTTGAAACCTGATTTGCCAA GGGAAGCTGAAAGAATCAAAAGGTGCAAGGGCAGGGTATTTGCCTTGCAAGATGAACCAGAAGTTCCAAGGGTGTGGTTACCTTTTGATGATGCACCTGGATTAGCAATGGCTAGAGCATTTGGCGATTTTTGTTTGAAGGATTACGGTGTCATTTCTATACCAGAATTTTCTCACGCTTCTTACAGACAAAGACGAGTTCATTGTTCTTGCCTCGGATGGAGTAATACTTTCGAAAATATATCTGCTTTTATTTGTTCTTGTGGTCTCAGTTGCCACAGTAATGTTACAATTATCGCTAAAGTCTCTCAACATAGAGCATTTGCAGCATTTACAAATATTTATTGGTTTGATGAGAACATTTCATTGTAA
- the LOC130976502 gene encoding receptor-like cytosolic serine/threonine-protein kinase RBK2: MIMVSFLCYYYCGNNGDKPDLNGLDTEEGGGGGCLTDYSTSSVGSRTPSSSRASTSDSEALPGSGGSNANNQWRGFFKLLKKGSQMPFQPFHPLKKNVPKLTRRKSKRVREDLIPSSFDSEFANFKSSWKNFTLSELQAATDDFSHDNVIGEGGYAEVYLGKLEDGNFVAIKKLTRGNQEEMTADFLSELGIIVHVDHPNIARLIGYGVEGGMFLVLQLSPHGSLSSILYGPREKLNWSLRFKIILGTAEGLCYLHEGCQRRIIHKDIKASNILLSETFEPQISDFGLAKWLPDQWTHHTVSKVEGTFGYLPPEFFMHGIVDEKTDVYAYGVLLLELITGRQALDSSQKSLIMWAKPLLIANNIKELVDPVLEDNYDEEQMDLVILTASQCVEQSSAQRPLMSEVLQILRGDEESLKCMKERQKSKIQRTYSEELLDADEYNSTKYLSESQSQRARHMEFILSSNSPTQETEQN, encoded by the exons ATGATAATGGTTTCTTTCCTTTGCTACTACTATTGTGGTAATAATGGTGATAAACCAGACTTGAATGGATTAGACACTGAAGAAGGTGGTGGTGGAGGATGTTTAACAGATTACTCTACAAGCAGTGTAGGATCAAGAACACCTTCATCTTCAAGAGCAAGCACTTCTGATTCTGAGGCTCTACCAGGAAGTGGTGGTTCCAATGCTAACAACCAATGGCGTGGTTTCTTCAAGCTTCTCAAGAAAGGCTCACAGATGCCATTTCAACCATTTCACCCTCTTAAGAAGAATGTTCCTAAGTTAACTAGAAGGAAGAGTAAGAGGGTTAGAGAGGATCtcattccttcttcttttgaCTCTGAGTTTGCCAACTTCAAATCTTCATGGAAGAATTTCACTCTCTCTGAACTCCAGGCTGCAACTGATGACTTCAGCCATG ATAATGTGATTGGGGAGGGAGGGTATGCAGAGGTATACTTAGGAAAATTGGAAGATGGAAACTTTGTTGCCATAAAGAAGCTCACAAGAGGGAACCAAGAAGAAATGACTGCAGATTTTTTGTCTGAGCTTGGAATCATAGTTCATGTGGACCATCCAAACATTGCTAGATTGATTGGATATGGTGTTGAAGGTGGAATGTTCCTTGTTCTTCAGCTCTCTCCACATGGCAGCTTATCATCCATACTTTATG GGCCTAGAGAGAAGCTCAATTGGAGTCTCAGATTTAAGATTATTTTGGGAACTGCCGAGGGACTTTGCTATCTTCATGAGGGATGTCAAAGAAGGATCATTCACAAGGATATCAAGGCTTCTAATATTCTTCTCTCTGAGACTTTTGAGCCTCAG ATATCTGATTTTGGCCTAGCAAAGTGGTTACCTGACCAATGGACTCACCATACTGTTTCCAAAGTAGAAGGCACATTCGG GTACCTTCCCCCTGAATTCTTCATGCATGGAATAGTAGATGAGAAAACTGATGTATATGCTTATGGTGTGCTATTATTGGAGCTAATCACTGGAAGACAAGCTTTGGATAGCTCACAAAAAAGTCTTATCATGTGG GCAAAGCCTTTGTTAATTGCAAACAACATAAAAGAGCTAGTTGATCCAGTTCTTGAAGACAATTATGATGAAGAGCAGATGGACCTTGTGATCTTAACAGCATCTCAGTGTGTAGAACAATCGTCGGCTCAACGGCCTCTTATGAGTGAGGTGCTACAAATATTAAGAGGGGATGAAGAGAGCTTGAAGTGCATGAAAGAAAGACAAAAGTCAAAAATTCAAAGAACATACTCTGAAGAACTGTTAGATGCAGATGAATACAATTCAACTAAGTATTTGAGTGAGAGTCAGAGCCAAAGAGCACGCCATATGGAGTTTATTCTAAGCAGTAACTCACCCACACAAGAAACGGAACAAAATTGA